In the Helianthus annuus cultivar XRQ/B chromosome 11, HanXRQr2.0-SUNRISE, whole genome shotgun sequence genome, one interval contains:
- the LOC110890471 gene encoding uncharacterized protein LOC110890471, giving the protein MRVSCFPKFRLGRILGMMQIVLGVLVIIVSVSSLFRFYSAGFFMHNEDICKQFYGVKDVYEGFDVMSLTARVNEVLDKMLSLQEKLESTVQGLEKTKDLAIKNVSMLEYKRFIEEEVIQPLYSAHISLRQIRLPTVENGTTNEDPFINTFVTEEIRKYITPKENRVGKKNIYGSEKIYNSIGHGCVSVKKELQVYMDYDIGSFCKDDWNVAQSLMIKGCDPLPRRRCLTRASKLYQKPYPINESLWRIPDGRNVRWSNYACRNFECLSSKNPKRGYSKCTDCFEMEKEKLKWVTNTSFPTDILIKDALSVKPGEIRIGLDFGIGTGTFAARMREHNVTIVTTALNIGAPFNEMIALRGLIPLYVTLNQRLPFFDNTMDLIHTTGFMDGWIDLQLMDFILFDWDRILRPGGLLWVDRFFCNRKDLDDYMYMFLQFRYKKHRWAISPKSKDEVFLSALLEKPPRSL; this is encoded by the coding sequence ATGAGGGTTTCTTGCTTTCCAAAGTTTAGATTAGGGAGAATTTTAGGTATGATGCAGATTGTTCTTGGAGTGTTAGTCATAATCGTAAGTGTTTCCagcttatttaggttttattcGGCTGGATTCTTCATGCATAATGAGGATATATGCAAGCAGTTTTATGGGGTTAAGGATGTTTATGAAGGGTTTGATGTAATGTCGCTTACTGCGCGTGTCAACGAGGTGCTCGATAAAATGCTTAGCTTACAGGAAAAGCTCGAATCGACTGTACAAGGGTTGGAAAAGACTAAAGATTTGGCGATAAAGAATGTTTCGATGTTGGAGTATAAAAGGTTTATAGAAGAAGAGGTGATTCAGCCTCTGTATAGCGCTCATATCTCTCTTAGGCAGATTCGGTTACCCACTGTTGAAAATGGGACGACAAATGAGGATCCGTTTATCAACACGTTTGTTACGGAGGAAATTAGGAAGTATATAACCCCGAAGGAGAATCGTGTAGGGAAGAAGAATATATATGGGAGTGAGAAGATATATAATAGTATAGGGCATGGGTGTGTGTCGGTTAAGAAAGAGCTTCAAGTGTATATGGATTATGATATCGGGTCGTTTTGTAAAGATGATTGGAATGTAGCGCAGAGTCTTATGATCAAGGGTTGTGACCCGTTGCCAAGGAGACGGTGTCTCACTCGGGCTTCGAAGCTGTATCAAAAGCCTTACCCGATTAATGAATCTTTATGGAGGATACCTGATGGAAGAAACGTGCGGTGGAGCAACTATGCTTGTAGGAACTTTGAGTGCTTATCGAGCAAGAATCCTAAACGGGGTTACTCGAAATGCACAGATTGTTTTGAGATGGAGAAGGAAAAGCTTAAATGGGTCACAAACACGTCGTTTCCAACTGATATCTTGATCAAAGACGCGTTAAGTGTCAAGCCTGGGGAGATCAGGATAGGGCTCGATTTTGGTATAGGCACGGGGACGTTTGCTGCAAGAATGAGAGAGCATAATGTGACGATTGTGACGACGGCTTTAAACATTGGAGCCCCGTTTAACGAAATGATAGCGCTTAGAGGTCTGATTCCTCTGTATGTGACCTTGAACCAAAGGTTACCGTTTTTTGATAACACAATGGATTTGATTCACACAACAGGGTTTATGGATGGGTGGATTGATCTGCAGTTGATGGATTTCATTTTGTTTGATTGGGACCGGATCTTGCGGCCGGGCGGGTTGTTGTGGGTCGATCGGTTCTTCTGCAACCGGAAGGATTTGGATGATTATATGTACATGTTTCTGCAGTTCAGGTACAAGAAACACAGATGGGCCATTTCTCCCAAGTCTAAAGATGAAGTTTTCCTTTCTGCTTTGTTGGAGAAACCTCCAAGATCCTTATAA